CATGTATCTCCACCGCTAATGGCTGGATGGTTCTGTGGCTCAGATGCGACTGCTGAGGCTCAGAAACAAGGCGGCTAATGAAAAGATCCAGATAAATGTTTCAGTACCTCATAATCTGGGGTTCTTATTCAACCCCAAATGACTGcaattgttattattttgcttttctttttatgactCTCATCTTTCTTGTCTTCCCTTCCGTGCTTGTTCTTTTCCCCAGGCAATACGAGATAGCCCCAAATACCTATTTGGCTCCTATAATTAAACCAGATGAATTTTCTCTTCACTCCTAAAAGGGACTAGTGATTTGTGAAATGGGATTTTGCATccaagaaatgagaaataataattGAGGGAAAAGCATACATTTATTCTTAATAAATCATAACTGAACTTTCAAATGCAAGAAATCTCCATTTTTTACATGTTCAGACTGGCAGACTTCTGAGTATAACAAGTAATTTATGCGTAATTTTGCATCAAAAAAGTTCATATTCTGCAAAAAGATgatctgaaatttattttctgttcaatGTGAACTGCATTTACTCTTTTTGTTGCACTAATAAGATTGCTCACGTATCACATGGCATCAGTTAATTCTGGGTGTGCTTCTCATTGTAATCATCAGGACGCGAGTGCAAGTATTCCTTTAACAGTTATAAAACTTGCCTCCTGGAATTTCAGCTAAAAAGTTCACTTTGCATCGGCAGTTGCTTTAGTACAACTTAGTCACAAAGGAAACACAAGGGACCACAGAAAAAACGCTACCAAGGCCAAAGCAAATGAGTTGCAAAATTTAAACCAATATTTGCTAGAAAACGTTTGTGGTGGTCACTCAGCCCTGCTTCTGAGTCCCTTACAAAAGTCCTCACCGCTGGACTGAACATCGTGGGTCTACCCAACCCCTCCTTtgaaacaaatctgaaatgtCTCTTTTGCTACCGATACCAGGTTTGTGTTCCCCTCGCAGCTTTTACTAACATTTGCAGAGTGGATCCcataattttccttcttctgacATTAAGCACCACATTGCAGGCACCAGCCACCATGTAATTGAGCTattacagcttttacttttgACTTAACAAGTGGAAACACACATGCATTTACTTGGCTTTGGCTACATGTTCACCCAGCTAAATCTACTGATGGAGTCTGCAAGACCTAGAACAAACTCATTTTTAGACACCATAATCCTCAAtatattaatttgcttttactCTTGGTCCTCCATATGCTGTCtgtcttcttcctctgcaaTGACATCCACCTACATTGCTCcctgcaaattttaaaaacacttttctccctgcagcttGCAATGATAACTAGAATGTAGGAAGATATGCAATGTGGGCATGACACTTGTGGCTCTTACGTCAAGTACGTAACGTGCCCTTTgttcttcatttgaaaaaattaCACACACCCTCCAAAAAAGCTTTAACAATAAATAAGCACCAGCCTCCCCCAAAAAATGTTGTTGGAGCTTCATACATGGTTAAGAGAAAAGTTGAAATACAGTTTGGAATAAATCTTGATAAAGCTCTGCCACTCAGCTTATAGCTAACAGCTTCTTTAATAAGACTTTAACACAATAAAACAACATTACTGTTACTGTCTTGCTGAGGATGGTAGAAAAAGACCATAAAACTGAGTGgcacatttaaaattacttgcaaAATATTGGCTCTCTGAAAACAACACACAATAACTGTAATTAGTACCAGTCctttaaagcatttctgaagtCTACTGAAATCTAAACCAGTATTGTATTGCTGGTAGCAACAACTGCATCCTAAATATTAAGaatgacagcagaaaataaaaatccgCCATCAGAAGTCAGAAAGTTATAATTCACCGATCTGCTGAATGGAATAACACCTTTGCCCTTATTATTTATAGAGCTTTTTTGGGGAGGCTCTCAGGACTTTACTCTTCAGCTAAGCCCCACAAGTTCAACAGCCCATGAGTTATATAAACATCATTTTACAATTTGAACTGTTTTCCAGCAAAAGGATCGCTCCAGGGAGGGCTAATTGAATGATCGCTTTCACAAAACTAACATCCCTTTGCTCGTACTTGCAGAGCTCCCCAGCGCCCAGCCCCGCGGTCCCCAGCCCCGCGGTCCCCAGCCCCGCGGTCCCCAGCCCCGCGGTCCCCAGCCCCGCGGTCCCCAGCCCCGCGGTCCCCAGCCCCGCGGTCCCCAGCCCCGCGAGCAGGATGCGACCACTGGAAAACCGGCTGCAGGTTGCACCGCACCCCGGGGCGCCCAGCCTAGGCGGTGCTCTCGGGGAACCGAGCCTGGACAAAAGCCCTGGGAAAACGTCGCCTTTGAAACTAAGCGCGTAAATAAGTACCGACGTAAACCCGGGCTGCCACCGGCAGACAGCGATCGCGTCTTGGCAGCGATGCTGCAGCCCCGAGACGTGTTGCTTGTGCGTGGCGCTCATCCTCCGGCCGGGAAGGATGCGCCCCAGCCCCCGGGGCCAACCACAgcccctggcccccagccccgccgtgCGTCCCGGGGGACCTCCCGCGCGGACAGAGGGACCCGCGTCCCCTCCCGCCGCGGTGGAAGGTTGGGGTGAGGGGGCGCCCCGCCAGCCCCCTATGCTGGCGGTTATCGGGATTCGGCTTTGCGGGGtctggggggagggagggatgttCCCGAGAGCCGCGGCCGGTATCCCAGCGCGGTCCCAAGGCGCACCGAGCCCGGCGGCTCCGGCCCCAGCATCTCCCCGAGCATCCAGCTGCCCGGCGAGCCCCCGGGGCACCCGCCAgcggggggctgagcccccggCCCCTCTGGCCGGCTCCGGCTGGGGCCGAACCCCCTCCCCACAACGGGCATGTTTGCAGCAACATGATATCACCTAATAACGCCGAATAAGGCAATGACGGTACGTTGGAGCGATCCGACCTCGCCGGTCTCGCCACACGGCGCGGAAAGCTATTTGCAGATTTGCTAAGCCCTTTTGAATGAATGCATCTGCAGCTGACCTTTAACAATAGACGCTGAAATAGCACAATCTGTGGGACCAGAtttgggggggaaagggggggggggaggaagagatGGGTGAATATTGTAATCTCTGCAATCTCATTCACTTCCTTTCCCAAACACCCGCACACCGGGGGGGAAAAGCGATATTTTTCCTGTCCACCGGGGCTCTGTCTCAAACAAGCCGTTCCCAGCGGCGGCGCGGCCACATGGCACCCCGAAAGCCGGTGGCGGCGGGACCGGCGCGCACCCCGCGGGCATCGCTCCGCGGAGGGGCGACTGCGACAAGGATGCTCcggccccccctcccctcccggcGCTCTCTCACCTTCCCTGGCTTTCAGCAAGACGGTGTTGGCAACGATGTTTTCCAGCTCCATTGACGAGCTCGGGCAGCGTAGGCAGGCAGCGGCACTGCAGCAGGACGTCACTCCCGAGGTGCGGAGTCTCCGGGCGACCACCCGCCTCCTGCCCCTAGCGCGTTATCCCGCCGTGCATGGCCCccgcctccctgccctgccctcgcCCCCGCGCTGCCGGGCGCAGCCGGCGCTCCCCGCGCTATCTGCTCCCGCGGCGCCTCGCCCCGCTACTCCATCCTCCGCCCCGCGGGCTCCCCACCGGTTTGAGAGCTCGGGcgctcctgcctccctcccccgGGGGTGTGGCACCGCGGagcggccccgcagccccgcgcagGCGCCAtccccgccgccggctccgcGGGGCCGGGCACGCCGGGACGTGTAGTCctggggcggccccgccgcacctggcgccggccccgcgcccgcgcAGCGAGCCCCCGCGGGAGGGGCGCGCAGCCcaccgcgggggggggggggggggacgaccacgggggggcgggggggcctgGAGCGGAgcggcccgggcggggggctcggggcggcggggggccgtGGGGCGATGCGCGGGGCGATGCGCGGGGCGATGCGCGGGGCtccccgcggcgcggccccggcggcggcagcgcggcaCGGCGCAGCCCTGGTACCGGGCGCCAccccgcggcggcggccccggcacGGGACCCCCAGGgctccccggccccgcccgaGGCACCCGTGCCCGGAGCCCCCTGGCCCGGGACCCCCGGGGCTCCGTGCTGGTCACCGCCTCACAGGCGCTCGCAGCCGGCGGAggagcccccccacccccgacaTCCAGCAGCCTCCATCCTCTGCCCTGCGCTGCACGCCCTGCTCCGGGGCTGGAGGCACCAGCTTCTCGCCTTGCTGGAGAGCTTCAAAAGTCCCCGAGGGAATCCCATCTTTTCTGCCACACcattgggtttggtttggtttggtttgtggtttttttatccTGGGAAGCAGTTGCGTGAGACATCAACCACTTGTGGAAAGTTTGTGAATTTTAAGGACTAGATTACAACGTAAATTCTCTTCTGTCTATATAGGACAGACGCTCCTGTCAGCGTTATTGTGATTTTCCTGGCAATGCGGTAGATCGATTCAGCAGgtcaagcaaagaaagaaaaataaaaacaacccaTTACTCTCACTAACACTCTTCCCCATCTGTATTTGCATTGATTAAATCCACATAAAGCAAATCAAATTAACATGCATCTTCTTGTAAGTGGAGCACAGACactactttttcctcttttttttttttcattttaccaaTCATATTTCTTTCTACAGCCATGCAGAAATTACTTGCAATAGCAGAACTTGTAGTCTGCCTAGAACACGTTTTTCTGAATAtaggaaataaatgagaaatcCATTTAAGGAATAATACCTTGGGCATTAGGATGAAATGGCTATAATATGTGCCTTTTGTACCCAGTTAAGCACCAAAAATTAGAACTTTGGAAGTTACTGTGTGTAGCAGGTGGCACTACTGTGTACAGTCTTCCTTGTCCTCTCTCCTATCACTTTGGAAAATGTTCACCCTCCGGAAGCCGTGCCATGTTGTGGTTACTTTCTTTGTAATGCCAAGTTCTATACGCAGCTGTAAAGTACCGgaagatttttctctgattAAATAATTCTTAAGGGAAAAATTGCTTCCTGGAAACCAGAGCCTTAGCATGGAGATGAGGTTCCTAAGGAGTGTCTGCCCTGCTTGTTGTTTGACCACTTCTGCACAACAACTGATGCTTGCTTGTAAACAGAGCAAATTATACTCAGGTTATAAATGCGTTTCacatccctgcccagccttCTGCTGATGGTCATCACAAGGACAACACCAGCATCACAACATGGCTGATATTGGAAGACACAGTTACACCTTCTATTACATACAATGTTTTTAATGCTACAAGCAACTCCTCTCTCCAAAGGAAAAGTGAACACACATGCCTTAGTCCCCATTTTGTAAAGCAGCAcgcacagcagcagcaagcttgTGACAGCAGTGGGCTCCCAGTGCGCTTGCCACATCTCGGCATGAGGCTGTTCAGTGGGGAGGCATTTGCCTTAGTGGGAGACTCCACAGGGAGCACTGACTGTGTTTGGTGTGTAACTTTCATACAGGTGCCCGAATGAAGAGGGCTGATCTTGAAGCTCTTAAGTTTAAGTCGCACTTGGAAATCAGCACGTGCACTCAACgactctgctgctcctcttctaTGTGTACCCCTATATACACAGTCATCTGCAATACCACCCTGTGGGACAGAAGCATGACTCTGACATGCTGGTGTCCTGTATACTTGtgaacatttatttaaattctttaaaaggTACATAGATTTATCAGAAGAGTTACAACAGAACTATACAGTGTTCACAAATGCCATGAGGCTACCTGGTGTTCACGAACGGTGCAGCTCCGAAGCACTTCATGTTCCTGGCAAGCAAAGGCGCAGTTACTGTCCCTTCAGAAACACGGGCAGAAACTGAACAGAGTgttgtgctgctgccagagtGGTTATTTCAACTAAGCTGGATGACTTTCCATTAAAGTGGACTAGGAGCAGTCACGTAACTTAAACATGGCTGAGTGCAGGGAGTGGAAAGCTGAGCTCTGCTACCGGACTGCTGAGATTGCGCAATAACACGTTTGCCTTAGTTACACATCTACATGGAGAGCAGCAATTCTGACTTCACTTTTATTGGTAAGAACAATGGAGCGGGTTTCCTTAAGGATTCTTACagcatttaacaaaataaaactcgTTTCCGATAAATCTGAGTCAATGTGGTGCACTTGGACGTGGAACGAGGTGTGTTCACTAGCACAACGCCCTACTTTGAAGACAATCAGTCCTCACTGCATCTCTCTTTtctactacatttttttcaagcctGAATATACCACTGATAACAACAGTCTGCTTCAGCACAGACCTCAGATGGATGGCTTCTTTCATGGATGTGACTCCCCATGGGCTGCCAGGACAAGTGCCACTGCACAGACCTACTTGCCTCAAAGTCCATCAGCTGGTCTTTGCAAAACCCACTGCAGCATTTGGAGTCTTACCTCAGGAATTAGCTGCTGGTATCTTCATTTTTGTGTCGCCTGGAACACCTGGTTCACAAAACCAAGACAATATTAGGAAGAGGTAGATTTATTTATATCAATTTTCTCTTGTGACAACACAGTCCTTTAATTTCAAGGTATGACCACATCTGATTTAATGGAGCAGTCAGGTGCTCTGTGAGCAAGGAAGAAACAGGAGACCTGTGAGTCTGTTCCACAGCTTATCTTATTCTATTCACTGTTGTAAACTCTGGTGCTGAAATATTCGAGCATGGACTCGAAGACAGGATGGCAGGAAGGAATACAGGTCTTTTTTGCTGGCCTAAAGATCCTGATTCAGTGCTTgctgggagaaaggagaaaatttaGTCTAAATTATAAGCAGAAGCAGCCAATTGTGGAAGgggtggaaaaaacaaaaaaaaggagaggcTACCAAAAAACAGGCTCTGAAAAACATGCTTAATGTGTTTggttgttctgcttttaaatgaaacatcttCATCCAAAATCATTCAGGAAAGGCtcagaaagaaacctttttgCGTGCTGAACATCAGGATaaagcagggctggcagccatCTTTCCTGTATGGGAAAAGAGAGGTTTGTAAATGAAACGCCAACACTGTGCGAGACCCAAATGCATCAGTTTAATAAGAATAGgaaagcagcaaggcagagTGTGATATTCTGAGCCACTGTAAGGGATGAGTCATCGCCAGGGTGGGCTcatgcagctcccagccagaAACACAGCAACAACACACCCAGTTTTATCCTGCCACCAGAGAAAAACCACCTGGCCTCAGTACAGCTTGCTTGAAATGTCAGGATAAGACCCCCAGTGAACCAGATATCCAAAAGGCTCTTGCCTGTGCTTATCAATGGGAACCATACCCTAACAGCACCTATCTCCTAAATCCATGTTATAATACACAATTAATACAGTAAAGCCTGCTAACGATTAGCTCTAAGCTGGGTTGGGTTCGGAATTGCTTCTGAAACTTAGTCCTACAAACCGGCAAATTCTTTCGCCTCCTGCTCGGAATCAGCAGGTGGGAGCACACAGGCCTGTGTGAACGCGTTTGCAGGCAGCTGTAACCTCTTACAGAGCCCCTTTGTGTAAGGACAGAGGCTGCCATCTACCAACAGCCATGGGGTGATGCATCTTGTTGTCTAAACCAAACTTTTTGCTTTGGCTTAGATAAAAAAGTTTATGCCtctgttgtttctttccatttccaagcttttttttttccctctctccccagtTAATCTATTTCCTCAAGGTAGAGGACAAATGATTGTTACAGCATTTGAGCACATGGAATAAAATAACCTTCTAGAAGAtgagcagattttattttttacacagGCAGATGTATGCATCTCATACTCTGCACACAATCTGCCATTCAATGACCCATGCCAGCAGACCTGATTTGGGATTTGATTACCCCTTTCATCAAGTTCAGGGAGAAGCAGCtactttttctctcattttctgttgtgttAATGATGTTCTGTGAAAGAGCTCTTTAACTCTCACAAAACAATAATGGTAGCACCACACAAGCATTATCTAGCACTTTTTATCAACAGATCTCAAATTTTCTCACCAGAAAGACATATTTAATTATTCCCAGGTAGGAAAAGAGAGGCACAGACTCAGAGCAGACAGGTAAGTATTctaaccaaaaataaaatttccatctCCCATTATCTGTTCGAGTGCCTTATCCACTGCTCTGCACCTTGTAAAGATACAAACCTCTCCACAGCCTGCTGAAATCCCTGGAGAGTCTTTCACCCACTTCAGATGTCTCAATTTGAATCAGGCTCAAAGATTCTAATCCTTCACATGCAAACATGTCCGTGCACTGCTGAGCTCGCGCTGCACCAGTGTGAACAAGCACTGCCTCACTGCGGGATGAGTGAGGCTGGGACCTGTCCAGCCAGGCAAAAGCCTGTGACAGACAGCAAAGCAGACAACCACGCTATCTGGAAAAGGATGCACATATGGTATCACCCAGCAGATTTATTTTGAACTTTGAATGGCAAGAAGAACCGTGTTTAGCAGCTACTGTATCCTGAGCCAGAGCCAGAGCTGAGGAAAAAGGAACAACTCTTTTGCCAGGTGCACTTTGGCAGTGACAAGGTCCATCTTCAAACTGTAGGGATGCccagtaaaaagcaaaatggaaaataaacccCCTGTTAAATGGCAGTAGTTCAAGCTCTTGCCCAGTGGTCTGAGAAGCTGAATTACGCTGCCTTCATAACAAAGCATGAGCAATATTTCCCCACCTGCAAGCCAAGTGTTTAAACAAAGAGTTTTACACAAATAAAACTTtccggggaggggggaaggacATAGTTTGAGAATACATCCACTTAGAAGTCATGGGTGAGACAACCATCCTCAGGAAATCCTAGCAATAGCCCTTTTCTGGCTGCCACAATAGGGCTTCCACAGCTGAGGGAAAGGAGCCGCTGTGGCCCAGCAGTCCCTGGGTGCACAATTTGGTGCCCAGCCATGGGGGACTCAGCTGGGTGAGCACATCTCTCCGTTCCATTCCACAGGGCTGTCCAGGGAATCAGCCGAGGTAATGGCTGATGGCTCTCTGCTACTCTTCACCGACAGTTACTGCTCTGCTGGTGTCCCAGGCTCAGCTCCGCTGCTCACCGCTCCGCTGGCAGCCCTCAGCTGTGGCACAAAGACCTCCCAAACCTCTGCTGCGGGCACGTCTTGACCACCACTCCTTCCCTCTCCATCGCCAGGGCTGCAGGCTACAGTATAGCACACCCACACTTTGAAACACATTAGAAACACATGTTTTCTAACGCACAAATAGTTTACACACTTCCACTTTTAGGTTTTCAGGGGTTTTTAAGCAAGAATGCCCCAAACTTTTAGGTGAAAGACATGCAAATAAGCTGAGTAGCTCAGCTAGCTGGCCCTCCTTGCTCTGCTAGTGACCTTCCCAGCAGAGTCCTCATCCAGCTGGCACTTTCAAGCAGCCCTGGTTCATCAGCAAGAGTCAAAACTGAACTCTCTCCCACACCTTCAGGTTTCCCTTAATGAAGCACTAATGAGAAGCAAAGGGTAAGCAAGTGTCCTTAACTCAGGACCTGCTAGTTCACTGACCCAGCATTGTGcttgcacacacatacacacacagatgctGAATGCACACTTAGAGCTTCTTAGGGGGTGTTTTGCCTGAAGGGAACAACttcaaaatcaaaagcaatAGTGATTCTATTTAAATTCAAGGAAATCAGTGGATGCAGGGAGAAGTGAGACTACTATGTGGGTAAACGCCATGCTGTAGTATCTGTATACTTTAGTGTTCACATTTTCTTCACTCTCTTCTCACCATGGCTATAGGAAGAATTCATCGCTTGCACCCTTGTGCAGAACAACTCCATCTTCATCACAAGCCCAGCCAGCCATGCAGTACCCCTGTGCACGTATGAGTAAGTAACATTATTGTGGATGCTCTACTTGGAACTGCAGGTTTTGAGATTATTGGAGCCACGTTTCCAGCTGTCATTGGCTACATCAGGATTAATAAATACAGGAGTGCTACAGAAAGGTATCAGTGACTGAAACTAGTGGTGATGTTAAATGCTCAGAAAGGTCTTGGTGTGCTTTTGGACAACACTGACTAACACTGCCCCAAACAGTGCCTGGGCATAGTGGGGAGTTAATACTGGCTAGTGAGTGACCCTAACAGGCTGATTGCACACAACCGCCCTCCTTTGAAGGCTCACAGTTTAGTATAACAGAGGTGACCAGACCATGCCAGCTGGATCACCACCAGGAGCAAGTTTGCTGATTTGTTCAGAAGTACAGATTCAGCATCCATTGAGCTCATCCCAGGGGCCTGGGAGGTAGCTGACATTGCGCTGGCTGCCTTTGGCCCCAGATGCTGACGGCTGAGCTTACCCTGCCGCGAAGCCAGCCAGGCTTCTCTCTAGGCACAAGGTGGGATCTCCCCTTCGTAAAAGCCCGTGGCTATTTATAAACACTaatgttaaaacagaaattaccGAAACCCAGAAGCGAACCCGGGTTCAACTCGATTTGACTGTTTAGACGAAGAAACGCACAAAAAGATGCTAAGAAAAGCAGACTTTTAGAAAGCGTTTTTCAGCACTGCGGGTCGCGCACGCCGCCGAGGCGCCAGCCCAGCGCCGGGGGCTGAGCCGAACCGGCTGAGGAAAACCCCGTGCTGCTCCACGGACTGTTAAAGCAGCTCCTTGGGCTTGAGCTGGGGGGCCCTGGGCTGCGACAGCTGGCTCTCCGAGACGCCCAGCTTCAGGGAGAGGCTGACCCGTACCAGGCGTGCTGCCCCAGGCTGCGCACCCCCCCACCAGCCGCAGCCTGCAGCGGGGGCCGTGGctcgccgcccgcccgcggAGCTGCCGCACAGCCcggctgctctgcctggggcCGGGCCGTGCCCAGCGGCGCTCGGTGCCGCCGGCTGAGCGGGGCCGCGCCCGCGGGAGCCGCCCGCACACACCGCCCGCTGCCCGCAACGCTGCCGGCGAGCGGCCGTCGCTGCCTGCGGGGGGGGCGAGGCCACGGCTTCGGCCTGCAAAGCTCAGAGCCGAGAGGCGCTCAGCAGGCACACGGCTATCGCGCCGCAACCTCCTGGTCGTGACTGAACAACGATAAATGAAGCGAGTTCAAGGCAGCCAGAAGGCGTTCGGAAGCTCTATAGGCGGTCGGCTCCCGAGCGCCAcccgcgccgccgccagccgccGAGCTCAGCCCGGAGAACGCGCCGCCCCGCTCCGAGCCGCTCAACGGCGGGAAAGAGGCCGGGCCCGGCCCTCCCGGCGGCGCCCAgggcggccccgctccgccccgtccccccccgccgccgcgctcaACATGGCCGCCGCGCTGGGAAGGCTCCTGCGGGCCGCGGTGAGTGAGCGGCCCTCCCCGGCTGcccccggccgcagcccccgcggctCTGaccctccctgtcccccccgcAGGTGCCCGCCGCCGGGAGGAGGCTGACGGCGCGGCCCCTGCCCTGCGCTCGCCGCCAGTTCAGCCTGGGTGAGTGCGGGGaggccggcggggccgcgggcatGCCTCGGGGCCTGGGCCGGGGGGCGGGAGCGGCCCCAGCGGCCTGCGGGGGCCGGGCGGCTGCAgccggcgggaggcggcggcccgGGGCTTGGCGGGGCGGCCCTTGGCGGCACGGCCCGCAGCGTGCTCTCTCCCCGCAGGCGCTCGGCTGCTTGCTCCCGCGGTCACGCAGCACGCCCCGTTTTTTAAGGGAACGGCGGTTGTTAACGGCGAGTTCAAGGAGCTGAGCCTCGATGATTTCAAGGGGAAGTACCTCGTCCTCTTCTTCTACCCCCTGGACTTGTGAGTTTGGGTGTCTCTCCTTTCAGATGGGCCTCCTGCCTTGCTGAAGGTCACCAGCGGCTGCACATCGTTGCTGGCCGAAGCGGCCGGTTTTGCGTTATTTGGGCAGGCCTTGCACGGCAGGGGTGGCCGGCCCTTGAGCGTGAGTGTTAAGACTTGGGGGTAAATGGCCGCTGTGTTTGAAAGCAATGGGTCTGGTGGCTGGAGAGCATCTTCTAGCTGCCGGGACTGCTTCAGGAGGTAGACATGGCCATGCAGGTGTGGTTCCTCATGAGATGCTGGGGCGAGGGCATTGCCTTGCAGTTCAGGGTTGCCTTGGGAGACTCCCTCCTTTtaagcagcagggccagcagaaTTGCAGCTGTAGGCAGCTCTGAGACAAAAGCTGAACAGATGG
The Falco naumanni isolate bFalNau1 chromosome 9, bFalNau1.pat, whole genome shotgun sequence DNA segment above includes these coding regions:
- the PRDX3 gene encoding thioredoxin-dependent peroxide reductase, mitochondrial; this encodes MKRVQGSQKAFGSSIGGRLPSATRAAASRRAQPGERAAPLRAAQRRERGRARPSRRRPGRPRSAPSPPAAALNMAAALGRLLRAAVPAAGRRLTARPLPCARRQFSLGARLLAPAVTQHAPFFKGTAVVNGEFKELSLDDFKGKYLVLFFYPLDFTFVCPTEIVAFSNKANEFNDVNCKVVAVSVDSHFCHLAWINTPRKSGGLGKMNIPILSDLTKQISRDYGVLLEGPGIALRGLFIIDPNGIIKHLSINDLPVGRSVEETLRLVKAFQYVETHGEVCPANWTPDSPTIKPTPEASKEYFEKVHK